One region of Mucilaginibacter gotjawali genomic DNA includes:
- a CDS encoding S41 family peptidase encodes MKYSSIIFTFVIIILHSCSKPSSKYNGGFEKLDEDKIPVGWQWANEKEQSDDYLIAVDSTVKEEGKYSLHIFQKGATPSFGVCKYIIPRTYKGKELELKGYLKTENVSGGFAGLWMRVDGQDGMLAFDNMQDKSITGTTDWNEYSIKLPYDDGIANTINIGGLLVGKGKIWIDNLRLFIDGKPIENATSKNIIFKKAQLDTSFSRNSGIDSIKLTKQKIINLTLFGQVWGFLKYHNPSVAKGDYNFDAELFKAMPLIIKASNNSELSDALEHWIDKFEKPGLCNSCQLPLSGDIKCEPDYGDIFNDNILKKSLINKLRYILRNHDFNENYYVELDPNIGNPLFTHELPYNTVTKPDVGFRLLCLFRYWNMIQYYYPYKHLIGSNWDNVLKDFIPRFVKAKDSTGYVITTLALISSIHDTHANIWSNNPTLDAYKGKYEIPLQAKFIENHLTVTGFYLDTLDIKKKANIGDVIISINGVKIEDLIKKYLPITAASNYTTQLREMPNNFLLRFNKKVVSLEIVHNRNKRTMKIIAIERKKLNKSIDYDPHPSQPYYANLNSQIGYIFPGKYKNVDLPLIEQKFRSTKGIIVDMRCYPSDFMPFTFVPFIKRGNSDFVMYRTASLKNPGYFELKNPLNIVGTGDYNGRVVVIVNEMTQSQAEYTTMAFQSSPNVIVIGSRTAGADGNVSNISLPGGISTMISGLDILYPDGTETQRNGVKIDYIVKPTIKGISLGKDELLDKAKEIILNN; translated from the coding sequence TTGAAATACTCCAGCATAATATTCACTTTCGTAATTATAATCTTACATAGTTGCAGTAAACCAAGCTCCAAATACAATGGTGGTTTCGAGAAATTAGACGAAGACAAGATCCCAGTAGGTTGGCAATGGGCTAATGAAAAAGAACAATCTGATGATTACTTAATCGCAGTCGATAGTACAGTTAAGGAAGAAGGTAAATACTCTTTACATATATTTCAAAAAGGAGCTACCCCTTCGTTTGGTGTATGCAAATATATAATTCCTCGTACCTATAAAGGAAAAGAGCTTGAACTCAAGGGGTATTTAAAAACTGAAAATGTATCAGGAGGCTTCGCGGGATTATGGATGCGCGTTGATGGACAAGATGGCATGTTGGCTTTTGATAACATGCAGGATAAATCCATAACAGGAACAACTGATTGGAATGAATACAGTATTAAACTGCCTTACGATGATGGAATCGCAAACACAATAAATATCGGAGGACTTTTAGTAGGCAAGGGTAAAATATGGATAGATAATTTAAGATTATTTATAGATGGAAAACCTATAGAAAATGCCACATCAAAAAATATAATTTTTAAAAAAGCACAATTAGATACATCTTTTTCTAGGAACTCAGGAATTGACTCCATTAAATTAACGAAACAAAAAATAATAAACCTCACCCTATTTGGACAAGTTTGGGGTTTTTTAAAATACCATAACCCTTCAGTGGCTAAGGGTGATTATAATTTTGATGCGGAGCTCTTTAAAGCAATGCCGCTAATTATTAAAGCTAGTAATAATTCAGAATTAAGTGATGCTCTTGAGCATTGGATCGATAAATTTGAAAAACCGGGTTTATGTAATTCTTGCCAGCTCCCTTTATCCGGAGACATTAAATGTGAACCAGATTATGGGGATATTTTCAATGATAATATTTTAAAAAAATCATTAATCAATAAACTTCGTTATATATTACGGAATCATGATTTTAATGAAAATTATTATGTCGAATTGGATCCTAACATTGGAAACCCCTTATTTACGCATGAACTTCCATATAACACGGTAACCAAGCCAGATGTAGGATTTAGACTTTTATGTTTGTTTAGGTATTGGAATATGATTCAATACTACTACCCATATAAACATTTGATAGGCAGTAACTGGGATAATGTTCTTAAAGATTTTATCCCTCGATTTGTAAAGGCAAAAGATAGTACCGGTTATGTAATCACGACTTTAGCCTTAATAAGTAGTATTCATGATACGCATGCAAACATTTGGTCAAATAATCCAACTCTCGACGCCTACAAGGGCAAATACGAGATCCCTTTACAAGCAAAATTTATAGAGAACCATCTCACGGTTACTGGGTTTTACTTAGATACTTTAGACATAAAAAAAAAGGCAAATATTGGCGATGTAATAATTAGTATAAATGGAGTAAAAATTGAAGATCTTATAAAAAAATATTTACCAATAACGGCAGCATCCAATTATACAACCCAGCTTCGAGAGATGCCAAACAATTTTTTATTAAGATTCAACAAAAAGGTAGTTTCTCTTGAGATCGTACATAATAGAAATAAAAGGACTATGAAAATTATTGCGATCGAACGAAAAAAACTAAATAAATCTATAGATTATGACCCACATCCATCTCAACCGTATTATGCTAATCTAAATTCTCAAATTGGATATATATTTCCTGGTAAGTACAAAAACGTTGATTTACCACTAATTGAGCAAAAGTTCAGATCGACAAAAGGCATTATTGTAGATATGCGATGTTATCCGTCAGATTTCATGCCGTTTACCTTTGTTCCATTCATTAAAAGAGGGAATTCCGATTTTGTTATGTACAGAACAGCTAGTCTTAAAAACCCTGGATACTTTGAGTTAAAGAATCCACTTAATATTGTCGGGACTGGAGATTATAACGGCAGAGTTGTTGTGATTGTTAATGAAATGACACAAAGCCAAGCGGAGTATACCACAATGGCTTTCCAAAGCTCTCCAAATGTTATTGTAATTGGAAGTAGAACAGCAGGGGCAGACGGAAATGTCTCGAATATTTCACTGCCTGGAGGAATCAGTACCATGATATCTGGATTAGATATATTGTATCCAGATGGGACTGAAACACAGCGCAATGGAGTAAAAATTGATTATATAGTCAAACCAACCATTAAAGGGATTTCGTTGGGGAAAGATGAACTTTTGGATAAAGCAAAGGAAATAATATTAAATAATTAA
- a CDS encoding cysteine peptidase family C39 domain-containing protein: MGFKFYKQFDVMDCGPTCLRMVAKYYGRNSKQQTISKLCEINRDGVSLLGISRAAEKLGFRTMGAKLNKSQLKTCELPCILHWRNFHFVVLYKIKNHKYYLADPTTGLIILNEDEFNRNWQVDKESGEGIALLLSPTSQFYEREDEQEGEVRWSFLLRYLITHRKLVVQMLFGMGIGSLLQLISPFLTQSIVDIGINTRNLNFIYVILIAQVALIIGRVSVEFIRSWILLHISTRINVSILTDFLIKLMKLPMSFLILKLRAILCSGSTIKKISKPF; the protein is encoded by the coding sequence ATGGGCTTCAAGTTTTATAAGCAATTTGATGTGATGGACTGTGGACCAACTTGTTTACGAATGGTGGCCAAATATTATGGGCGTAATAGTAAACAGCAAACCATAAGCAAACTTTGTGAAATTAATAGGGACGGTGTTTCATTATTGGGAATAAGTCGCGCGGCTGAAAAATTGGGATTTCGAACGATGGGCGCGAAATTGAATAAATCGCAATTAAAAACATGCGAGTTACCTTGCATTTTGCATTGGCGAAACTTTCATTTTGTGGTATTGTACAAAATCAAAAACCACAAATATTACTTAGCCGACCCTACCACTGGACTGATTATACTGAATGAAGACGAGTTCAACCGTAACTGGCAAGTCGATAAGGAAAGCGGTGAAGGCATCGCTTTATTGTTGTCACCAACATCCCAATTTTATGAACGGGAAGATGAGCAAGAAGGCGAGGTTCGATGGAGTTTTTTGCTTCGATATTTAATCACTCACCGCAAATTAGTTGTACAGATGTTGTTTGGCATGGGCATTGGCAGCTTGCTACAGCTCATTAGCCCTTTTTTAACACAGTCCATCGTTGATATTGGCATCAATACTCGAAACCTTAATTTTATTTACGTCATCCTAATTGCACAAGTAGCATTGATTATAGGGCGTGTAAGTGTCGAGTTTATAAGAAGCTGGATATTGCTACACATAAGTACCCGAATAAATGTCAGCATCCTGACGGATTTTTTGATTAAGCTGATGAAACTGCCCATGAGTTTTTTGATACTAAAATTACGGGCGATATTATGCAGCGGATCAACGATCAAAAAAATATCCAAACCTTTTTAA
- a CDS encoding HlyD family secretion protein — translation MPSIHTDADLQVRHTDDMQDIITAVPSWLLRWGITVFFGILVLIVGLAALVRYPDIVNATLKIDSPNSPKPIVSKISGKLVKILVIENEIVAQGQPLAYLESTANHQKVLTLLINLKELQLQMLAGKPINDGHFNEADNIQFGELQSAYQIFYEEYLAYRSSINNGFLVKKKAYLQKDLVFLNKQQQQSSAEKMIQQKDYDLAGDEYNMHKKLEQERVETPAELRQEESKYLAKKSALLQTESSIITGDNNYIAKQSELTELDNQVQEEKAKFLQALNSLISIAEDWKSKYILTAAQSGKLIFAGIIQENQVLTPNQEVFYIDPGNEGFFGEMTITQSNMGKVKEGQQVLVKLRSYPFEEYGMIKGRIKYISEVPYRDSVFISKVDFKVGSSSDMRRPIHLKQGMMADAEIITQDATIIQRITRSFFKIVDKK, via the coding sequence ATGCCATCAATTCATACAGATGCAGATTTACAAGTAAGGCATACGGATGATATGCAGGATATTATTACAGCTGTTCCTTCCTGGCTTTTACGCTGGGGGATTACCGTTTTTTTTGGCATCCTGGTTTTAATCGTCGGGTTGGCCGCATTGGTAAGATATCCGGATATTGTAAACGCTACGTTAAAAATAGATTCGCCGAATTCTCCGAAACCCATTGTGTCAAAAATTTCAGGTAAACTGGTAAAAATACTGGTAATAGAGAATGAAATAGTTGCGCAAGGTCAACCATTGGCTTATTTGGAAAGTACCGCAAACCACCAAAAGGTATTAACACTGTTAATCAACCTTAAAGAACTGCAATTGCAAATGCTCGCGGGTAAACCCATAAATGACGGGCATTTTAATGAAGCAGATAATATCCAGTTTGGCGAATTGCAATCTGCTTATCAAATTTTTTACGAGGAGTATTTAGCTTACCGGTCGTCCATTAATAATGGCTTCCTTGTTAAAAAGAAAGCCTACCTGCAAAAAGACCTGGTTTTTTTAAACAAACAACAACAGCAATCGAGTGCAGAAAAAATGATCCAGCAAAAGGATTATGATCTTGCTGGCGATGAATATAATATGCACAAAAAACTGGAACAGGAAAGAGTCGAAACGCCCGCCGAATTGCGGCAGGAAGAAAGTAAATACCTTGCAAAAAAATCCGCCTTGCTCCAAACAGAATCGTCCATTATAACAGGCGACAATAATTATATTGCCAAACAAAGCGAATTAACCGAACTGGATAACCAGGTACAAGAGGAAAAAGCAAAGTTTTTACAAGCGCTAAACAGCCTGATAAGTATCGCGGAAGACTGGAAAAGCAAATACATATTGACGGCGGCCCAGTCGGGTAAATTAATATTTGCCGGGATAATCCAGGAGAACCAGGTGTTAACCCCCAATCAGGAGGTTTTTTATATAGATCCGGGCAATGAAGGTTTTTTTGGCGAAATGACCATCACCCAAAGTAATATGGGTAAAGTAAAAGAAGGGCAGCAGGTGCTGGTTAAACTCAGGAGCTATCCTTTTGAAGAATACGGAATGATAAAAGGCAGGATAAAATACATTTCGGAAGTGCCTTATAGAGACAGTGTATTTATTTCAAAAGTTGATTTTAAAGTCGGGAGCAGTTCAGACATGAGAAGGCCTATTCACTTAAAACAGGGAATGATGGCCGATGCTGAAATAATAACCCAGGATGCCACCATTATACAAAGGATTACCCGGAGCTTTTTTAAAATTGTTGATAAAAAATGA
- a CDS encoding thiopeptide-type bacteriocin biosynthesis protein, with translation MIREIFFIRYNDGRPHIRIRFYNSDDEKQQKLQRDFNPIVKDLYENMYTDKLVIDTYIQENNRYKNNLMEISETFFNNDSVTVLKFISLLDDQNSEFYRIIFGMRGIDMFLNDFNFSSLDKHKFFKLQVEAFSKEFSSSSQVRSSLNQKYKMQEKKISLHMDSAFDVQNAIDEPAELLNIRSKLNIKYIGIIMDEFEQNKNDQEFLSFLSSHIHMFINRLFIAKQRKYELLIYSFLERFYSSNLARARTYDS, from the coding sequence ATTATTCGAGAAATTTTTTTTATTAGGTATAATGATGGACGGCCACATATTAGGATAAGATTTTATAATTCTGACGATGAAAAACAACAAAAATTACAAAGAGATTTCAACCCAATCGTCAAAGATTTATATGAAAATATGTATACTGACAAATTAGTTATCGACACCTATATTCAAGAGAATAATCGTTATAAAAATAACTTGATGGAAATTTCAGAGACTTTTTTTAATAACGATAGCGTTACTGTATTAAAATTTATTTCTCTATTAGATGATCAAAACTCGGAATTCTATAGGATAATATTTGGCATGCGGGGCATAGACATGTTTCTTAATGATTTTAATTTTAGCTCTTTAGATAAGCATAAATTTTTTAAGCTTCAGGTTGAGGCCTTTTCTAAAGAATTTTCTTCAAGTAGCCAAGTAAGATCATCACTTAATCAAAAATATAAAATGCAAGAAAAAAAGATTTCCTTACATATGGATTCAGCATTTGATGTTCAAAACGCCATTGATGAACCTGCGGAATTGTTAAATATCCGTTCAAAATTGAATATAAAGTATATTGGAATTATAATGGATGAATTTGAACAAAATAAAAATGATCAAGAATTTTTATCGTTTTTATCAAGCCATATTCACATGTTTATAAATAGACTTTTTATAGCCAAACAACGTAAATATGAATTATTAATTTACTCGTTTCTTGAACGTTTCTACAGTTCAAATTTAGCCCGGGCAAGAACTTACGACTCTTAA
- a CDS encoding lanthionine synthetase LanC family protein, protein MFIIEDSIANSFNLKSQNVDIYRVNLGLAHGVIGVLKMCIQCTQAGICEEDSKLVAKKIIDFILKNTHQKGAVSIFPSFCSNDSKIEDSRLGWCYGDLIIGYILYQAAEIFDDYILLQHANNVLIETTYRRLPKETYVRDASICHGSIGIAHIYNKIWRLTNNLIYRNAAEFWIDYSLEKENYLQGENCFMKFNAYSNRYEKNLSLLEGSAGIGLALISFITEDYSWDHCLMLN, encoded by the coding sequence ATGTTCATTATTGAAGATTCAATTGCTAATAGTTTTAATTTAAAGAGCCAAAATGTGGACATTTATCGCGTTAACCTTGGTTTAGCCCATGGAGTAATAGGAGTCCTAAAAATGTGCATTCAATGTACTCAAGCCGGTATTTGTGAAGAAGACTCAAAGCTGGTAGCAAAAAAGATCATCGATTTTATACTTAAAAATACGCACCAAAAAGGGGCTGTTAGTATTTTCCCTTCTTTTTGTTCCAATGATTCTAAAATTGAAGATAGTCGACTTGGTTGGTGTTATGGTGATTTAATCATAGGGTATATTTTGTATCAAGCTGCAGAAATATTCGATGACTACATACTATTACAGCATGCCAATAATGTTCTTATAGAAACAACCTATAGGCGATTGCCAAAGGAAACATATGTGCGCGATGCTAGTATTTGTCATGGAAGTATAGGAATAGCACATATTTATAATAAAATATGGAGGCTAACAAATAATCTAATTTATAGGAATGCTGCGGAATTCTGGATTGACTATTCTTTAGAAAAGGAAAACTATTTACAAGGGGAGAATTGTTTTATGAAATTTAATGCTTATTCCAATAGGTATGAAAAGAATTTAAGTTTATTGGAAGGAAGCGCTGGTATTGGACTGGCCTTAATAAGTTTTATAACAGAAGATTACTCGTGGGACCATTGTTTAATGTTAAACTAG
- a CDS encoding peptidase domain-containing ABC transporter: MQRINDQKNIQTFLTGSTLTTIFSMFNLLVFSVVLAYYNIPIFFVFILSSSLYTAWIVIFLKQRRTLNYKAFEVSAKNQSSIVQLIGGMQEIKLNNCELQKRWEWEHIQARLFKLNVKSLALSQYQQGGATFINEGKNILITFLSAEAVINGNLTLGAMVAVQYIVGQLSSPIEQMLTFIQGFQDAKISLERLNEIHQMQDEEPIDKELSYLLPENKSLSLTDLTFRYPGAGNVPVLENINLQIPQGKTTAIVGMSGSGKTTILKLLLRFYEPQKGEIKVGDQQINNIGFKTWRSQCGVVMQDGFIFSESIEQNIVVGDIYPDKAKLKHAIKVANIQDFIDSLPLGLTTKIGAEGNGISQGQRQRILIARAVYKDPEYLFFDEATNALDANNEQVIMNNLQEFFNGRTVVIVAHRLSTVSNADNIIVVDRGRIIEQGTHHELTDLRGDYYKLVKNQLELGM, from the coding sequence ATGCAGCGGATCAACGATCAAAAAAATATCCAAACCTTTTTAACAGGTTCAACATTAACCACCATATTTTCTATGTTTAATTTGCTGGTTTTTTCAGTGGTGCTGGCTTATTACAATATTCCCATCTTTTTTGTATTCATCTTGAGTAGTTCCTTGTACACAGCATGGATAGTGATTTTTTTAAAACAGCGGCGGACATTAAATTATAAAGCTTTCGAAGTATCGGCAAAAAACCAAAGCAGCATTGTTCAATTAATAGGCGGCATGCAGGAAATAAAACTAAACAACTGCGAGCTGCAAAAACGATGGGAATGGGAACACATACAAGCCCGCCTATTTAAACTTAACGTAAAATCACTAGCACTTAGCCAATACCAGCAGGGCGGCGCTACGTTTATTAACGAAGGTAAAAATATATTGATCACTTTTTTGAGTGCCGAAGCCGTTATCAACGGTAACCTTACCTTAGGTGCCATGGTAGCGGTACAATATATTGTTGGTCAATTGAGTAGCCCGATTGAACAAATGCTGACTTTTATACAGGGGTTTCAGGATGCAAAGATCAGCCTTGAGCGGCTAAATGAAATTCACCAAATGCAGGATGAGGAACCGATTGATAAGGAATTGAGTTATTTACTTCCTGAAAATAAAAGTTTATCACTTACCGATCTTACCTTTCGATACCCGGGTGCTGGGAATGTTCCCGTGCTTGAAAACATTAACCTTCAAATTCCCCAAGGAAAAACTACCGCAATCGTTGGCATGAGCGGCAGCGGTAAAACCACTATTCTTAAACTACTGTTACGTTTTTATGAGCCGCAAAAAGGTGAAATTAAAGTGGGTGACCAGCAGATTAATAATATTGGTTTTAAAACCTGGCGGAGCCAGTGCGGCGTTGTAATGCAGGACGGTTTCATCTTCTCAGAAAGCATTGAACAGAATATTGTCGTTGGTGATATATACCCCGATAAGGCAAAACTAAAACACGCCATAAAGGTAGCCAACATACAGGACTTTATCGATAGCCTGCCATTGGGACTCACTACAAAAATTGGCGCCGAAGGAAATGGAATAAGCCAGGGTCAACGCCAGCGGATCCTGATAGCAAGGGCTGTTTACAAAGATCCGGAATATCTGTTTTTCGACGAGGCTACCAACGCGCTTGATGCCAATAATGAGCAGGTGATCATGAATAACCTACAGGAGTTTTTTAACGGGCGCACTGTAGTTATTGTCGCCCACCGGTTAAGCACCGTCAGCAACGCCGATAACATTATCGTAGTAGACAGAGGGCGCATTATAGAACAGGGCACTCACCATGAATTAACCGATCTCCGAGGTGATTATTATAAGTTGGTGAAAAATCAGCTTGAACTGGGAATGTGA
- a CDS encoding lanthionine synthetase LanC family protein, which produces MKTLRSKLESILKRIYIESDTGTSSSSLMIGDSGVALFRILYLKHFENSLYDDKTISTIQALAESLVSSNDNSFCYGNSGTKWFFSYLYQLEIIEECDYNNICLGDELIVESALGLLETKNYEFLNGAVGLAQYLLFSNYKLNDSFFLRFLKNLRCSLLKIQLLIVLI; this is translated from the coding sequence TTGAAAACTCTGAGGTCAAAGCTTGAATCTATTTTAAAAAGAATATATATAGAATCTGATACGGGTACTTCATCATCTTCTCTTATGATTGGTGATTCAGGGGTAGCATTATTTAGAATATTGTATTTGAAACATTTTGAAAATTCACTGTATGATGATAAAACTATTTCTACAATCCAAGCATTAGCTGAAAGTTTAGTATCCTCTAATGATAATAGTTTTTGTTACGGGAACTCCGGGACTAAATGGTTTTTTTCTTATCTCTATCAACTGGAGATCATAGAAGAATGTGATTATAACAACATATGCTTGGGTGATGAATTAATTGTTGAAAGCGCCCTGGGTTTATTAGAAACGAAGAATTACGAATTTCTAAATGGTGCCGTTGGATTAGCACAATATCTTCTGTTTTCAAACTATAAATTAAACGATTCATTTTTTTTAAGGTTTTTGAAAAACTTAAGATGTTCATTATTGAAGATTCAATTGCTAATAGTTTTAATTTAA
- a CDS encoding class I lanthipeptide: MKKLKLDTSKLKLSKTTISSLSEQEMKEVLGGSTGITDYCATSYGCVNVSIPCGSITPTTICMSFKCPNPTYPCA, encoded by the coding sequence ATGAAAAAGTTAAAATTGGACACCTCAAAATTAAAATTAAGCAAGACTACCATTTCTTCATTATCAGAGCAGGAAATGAAAGAGGTATTAGGTGGCAGCACGGGTATTACAGATTACTGTGCTACTTCTTATGGCTGCGTCAATGTTTCTATCCCATGTGGAAGTATAACGCCCACTACGATCTGCATGAGCTTTAAATGCCCAAACCCAACCTACCCTTGTGCCTAA
- a CDS encoding lantibiotic dehydratase family protein encodes MKSYNFVLLRAPLQSLNKAFQPIEISSEFDEALFLASIDLWENIKKGDLQKKAKIEESLLKYWLRSCSRSTPFGIFAGTCVLELGGFTDLISESDNHVRNVRFDMNFISAIVTQLEKDPFLRKQLKFKVNQSLYESPNDLRYIEYTINGNERNYKLTSVEKTDYLVKLIKGAQRGVTIEELAQELLKIEDVSYEESIAFIEQLCEDQIFVSDLEISVTGTEPLAQLISKLGQFDDIDNIKMAFSDITNSIESERTGIDYYQKIIQTTKKIITQDIEFKNIFQVDLLLNLKNNTINEKVINEIINQCNELLTFASPYHNENINSFKRLFVEKFEDTEVPLNIALDADLGVGYASVIEKNTGGSKWVDGLAESVNLLSSDITISFFQRFIIDKYTDFLKRNLNEIEITEEDVLKFKPNSSKLCFSNGMYIIGEIQAKLGVFDVENFQFDLVGIGGSSACNLLSRFTHGDKTLHNYTKQIIEGEEKSYPDIIFAEVVHASQVRDTNVLLRPILRMYEIPYVGRSGAEEDFQIPINDLLVSVQNDQVILRSIKFNKRVIPRLTTAHNYYMVNSLSVYSFLGDVQNQGFSNLRPWDWGILSRYKYLPRVVYKNVILKKAQWYLDTDDLKELPTDETEYIAFFNGLRDRQQLPYRILLVEGDNKLLIDLNYLESIKFLLRSIRKFKVIIVEEFLQTEENCILHDGQQNPFVSEIIIPIKNDFQIVKSYNENTAAIKNPKKFLPGSEWVYYKIYAGVKTQEKILTQFILPFIENGEKEKLFEKFFLLGIMMDGHILG; translated from the coding sequence ATGAAAAGTTACAATTTTGTTTTATTGAGAGCACCTTTACAAAGTCTAAATAAAGCCTTTCAACCAATTGAAATAAGCTCGGAATTCGATGAAGCACTATTTCTTGCATCTATAGACCTATGGGAAAATATTAAAAAAGGTGACCTTCAAAAAAAAGCAAAAATTGAGGAATCTTTGTTGAAATATTGGTTAAGGAGTTGTTCAAGATCTACTCCATTTGGAATCTTCGCCGGTACTTGTGTACTTGAATTAGGAGGATTTACTGATTTGATTTCAGAATCTGATAATCATGTTAGAAATGTCAGGTTTGATATGAATTTCATTTCGGCTATTGTAACTCAATTGGAAAAGGATCCTTTCTTGAGAAAGCAGTTGAAATTTAAAGTTAACCAAAGTTTATATGAGAGCCCGAACGATCTGCGGTATATAGAATATACGATTAATGGGAATGAGCGTAACTATAAACTTACCTCTGTTGAAAAGACAGATTATTTAGTCAAATTAATCAAAGGAGCTCAAAGAGGTGTGACAATTGAAGAACTTGCTCAAGAATTATTGAAAATAGAAGACGTTTCCTACGAAGAATCGATTGCGTTTATCGAGCAGCTATGCGAAGATCAGATTTTTGTTTCAGATTTAGAAATATCTGTTACCGGTACAGAACCGTTGGCACAGTTAATCAGCAAATTAGGTCAATTTGATGACATTGATAATATAAAAATGGCATTTTCTGATATTACTAATTCGATTGAAAGTGAAAGGACCGGAATTGACTATTATCAAAAAATAATTCAAACCACGAAAAAGATAATTACCCAAGATATTGAATTTAAGAATATATTTCAAGTTGACTTACTCCTTAATTTGAAAAATAACACTATAAATGAAAAGGTCATTAATGAAATAATAAACCAGTGTAATGAATTATTAACTTTTGCTTCACCCTATCATAACGAAAATATCAATAGTTTCAAACGGTTGTTTGTAGAAAAGTTCGAAGATACAGAGGTGCCTTTAAATATTGCTTTAGATGCGGATTTGGGAGTTGGGTATGCTTCTGTGATTGAAAAAAACACTGGTGGAAGTAAATGGGTTGATGGTTTAGCAGAAAGTGTTAATTTGTTAAGTAGTGATATTACTATTAGTTTTTTTCAAAGATTTATCATTGATAAATATACTGACTTTTTAAAAAGAAATTTAAATGAAATAGAAATTACAGAAGAAGATGTTTTAAAGTTTAAACCTAACTCTTCAAAATTATGCTTCTCAAATGGGATGTATATAATTGGGGAGATACAAGCAAAGCTTGGTGTATTCGATGTCGAAAACTTTCAATTTGACCTTGTTGGAATTGGCGGTTCCTCAGCCTGTAATTTGTTATCTCGATTTACACACGGTGATAAAACTCTTCATAATTATACCAAACAAATAATAGAAGGCGAGGAGAAGAGTTATCCCGATATTATATTCGCTGAAGTTGTACATGCCTCGCAAGTTCGTGATACCAATGTCTTATTACGCCCAATATTAAGAATGTACGAAATTCCTTATGTAGGAAGATCCGGAGCCGAGGAGGATTTTCAAATTCCCATTAATGATTTATTGGTTAGCGTTCAAAATGATCAAGTTATATTAAGAAGTATTAAGTTCAATAAACGCGTTATACCGAGATTAACAACGGCGCATAATTATTATATGGTTAATAGTTTATCCGTATATTCTTTTTTAGGGGATGTTCAAAATCAAGGTTTTTCAAATCTGAGACCTTGGGATTGGGGTATATTGTCTCGCTATAAATATTTGCCAAGGGTAGTATATAAAAACGTTATTTTGAAAAAAGCGCAATGGTATCTCGACACAGACGACTTAAAAGAGTTGCCTACGGATGAAACCGAATATATTGCATTTTTTAATGGATTGAGGGATAGACAACAATTACCTTATCGTATTTTATTAGTGGAAGGTGACAATAAATTGTTGATAGACTTGAACTATTTGGAGTCGATTAAATTTTTACTAAGATCCATCAGGAAATTTAAAGTTATTATAGTTGAAGAGTTTTTACAGACTGAAGAAAACTGCATATTGCATGATGGACAACAGAACCCATTTGTAAGTGAAATAATAATTCCTATTAAGAATGATTTCCAAATTGTAAAATCATATAATGAAAATACAGCAGCGATTAAAAATCCGAAAAAGTTTCTTCCAGGTAGTGAATGGGTTTACTACAAAATTTATGCTGGAGTAAAAACACAAGAAAAGATTTTAACGCAATTTATTTTGCCGTTTATTGAAAATGGAGAAAAGGAAAAATTATTCGAGAAATTTTTTTTATTAGGTATAATGATGGACGGCCACATATTAGGATAA